From Streptomyces chrestomyceticus JCM 4735, one genomic window encodes:
- a CDS encoding DUF5691 domain-containing protein: MIEAPSTHSTRLGPAAPPEPSWEDLVSAALLGTERRTPPVAAREGRSTAAALLDAAAVSTVRRRAALRPAPARERPVPAPADPRPPLPPAARRRLALLLADRNGIGGGHRRGTAPDLTELLPQWLAAAAQHGYRAPEALLPALLDAARARTDLRAAALAFAGPRALWLARLNDEWKFALRGVGSTAALPGADEPEAVRTLWEEGLFAERVSLLAALRRRDPAAGLTLLAATWSSERAEDRLMFLDSLREGLSMDDEPFLEQALSDRSRNVRGTAAELLSALPGTALAARMADRARACVSLVRTEAAADPSGTTAHLTDPLTDPSSTNAIGTDGTWALVVQAPRACDAAMQRDGVVPRPPTGRGERAWWLSQLLEAAPLECWSEWLGGRGPAEIVALPVADGWRTELHDAWCRAAVRQRDVAWTRALLGAPAAAAQGSGSYVVGPAATASTAAPTTATTTAASGGASPDSPAGSSRDLARLLTVLPEDERAQWVAEYIAAHGLSDAFRMLGVCAVPWTEPLGRAVVDALDIARDAGSYPWSFSGVMGLAERCLDPDAADRLAMLTTVPDEPADGSPGAVGYWSEAFQRLVGTLRLRATMRAELAP, from the coding sequence ATGATCGAAGCACCCAGCACCCACAGCACCCGCCTCGGGCCCGCCGCCCCGCCCGAGCCCTCCTGGGAGGATCTGGTGAGCGCGGCGCTGCTCGGTACGGAGCGCCGTACGCCGCCGGTCGCCGCCCGCGAGGGCCGCAGCACCGCGGCCGCGCTGCTGGACGCGGCCGCGGTGAGCACGGTCCGGCGCCGGGCGGCGCTGCGCCCCGCGCCCGCCCGCGAGCGCCCCGTACCGGCTCCGGCCGACCCGCGGCCACCGCTGCCACCGGCCGCGCGGCGCCGGCTCGCGCTGCTGCTCGCCGACCGGAACGGCATCGGCGGCGGTCACCGCCGCGGCACGGCGCCCGACCTGACCGAACTGCTGCCGCAGTGGCTGGCGGCTGCCGCCCAGCACGGCTACCGCGCCCCCGAGGCGCTGCTGCCCGCGCTGCTCGACGCGGCCCGCGCGCGGACGGACCTGCGCGCGGCAGCGCTCGCGTTCGCGGGGCCGCGGGCGCTGTGGCTGGCGCGGCTCAACGACGAGTGGAAGTTCGCGCTGCGCGGCGTCGGGAGCACGGCCGCGCTGCCCGGCGCCGACGAGCCGGAGGCCGTACGCACGCTGTGGGAGGAGGGGCTGTTCGCGGAACGGGTCTCCCTGCTGGCGGCGCTGCGCCGCCGTGACCCGGCGGCCGGGCTGACGCTCCTGGCCGCCACCTGGTCGAGCGAGCGCGCCGAGGACCGGCTGATGTTCCTCGACTCGCTGCGGGAGGGCCTGTCGATGGACGACGAGCCGTTCCTGGAGCAGGCGCTGTCCGACCGCAGCCGCAATGTCCGCGGGACGGCCGCCGAGTTGCTCTCGGCCCTGCCCGGCACCGCGCTCGCCGCACGCATGGCGGACCGGGCCCGCGCCTGCGTCTCCCTCGTCCGTACGGAGGCCGCGGCGGACCCGTCCGGCACCACCGCACACCTGACAGATCCCTTGACGGACCCGTCCAGTACGAACGCCATAGGCACCGACGGCACCTGGGCACTCGTCGTGCAGGCCCCGCGTGCGTGCGACGCCGCGATGCAGCGCGACGGCGTGGTGCCCAGACCGCCGACCGGCCGGGGCGAACGGGCCTGGTGGCTGAGCCAGCTTTTGGAGGCCGCGCCGCTGGAGTGCTGGAGCGAGTGGCTGGGCGGCCGGGGACCGGCGGAGATCGTCGCCCTGCCGGTGGCCGACGGCTGGCGTACGGAGTTGCACGACGCCTGGTGCCGGGCCGCCGTACGCCAGCGGGACGTGGCCTGGACGCGGGCCCTGCTCGGCGCCCCGGCCGCCGCCGCGCAAGGCTCCGGCTCGTACGTCGTCGGCCCCGCCGCCACCGCCTCCACGGCCGCCCCCACCACCGCGACCACCACTGCCGCGTCCGGCGGCGCGTCCCCCGACAGCCCGGCCGGTTCGTCACGGGACCTGGCACGGCTGCTGACCGTGCTGCCCGAGGACGAACGGGCCCAATGGGTCGCGGAGTACATAGCGGCCCACGGCTTGTCCGACGCGTTCCGGATGCTCGGGGTGTGCGCGGTGCCGTGGACCGAGCCGCTGGGGCGGGCGGTGGTCGACGCGCTGGACATCGCCCGGGACGCGGGCAGTTATCCGTGGAGCTTCAGCGGCGTGATGGGCCTGGCCGAGCGGTGTCTGGACCCGGACGCCGCGGACCGGCTCGCCATGCTCACGACGGTGCCGGACGAACCGGCGGACGGCTCCCCCGGCGCGGTCGGCTACTGGTCCGAGGCGTTCCAGCGCCTGGTGGGCACGCTACGGCTGCGCGCCACGATGCGGGCGGAGCTGGCCCCATGA
- a CDS encoding cobalamin B12-binding domain-containing protein produces the protein MGVQGPIRVVVAKPGLDGHDRGAKVIARALRDAGMEVIYTGLHQTPEQVVDTAIQEDADAIGLSILSGAHNTLFAKVIELLKERDAADIKVFGGGIIPGADIAPLKELGVAEIFTPGATTTSIVEWVRANVRQLAA, from the coding sequence ATGGGTGTGCAGGGTCCGATCCGCGTGGTGGTGGCCAAGCCGGGACTCGACGGTCACGACCGGGGAGCCAAGGTCATCGCGCGGGCGCTGCGCGACGCCGGCATGGAGGTCATCTACACGGGGCTGCACCAGACCCCGGAGCAGGTCGTGGACACCGCGATCCAGGAGGACGCCGACGCGATCGGCCTGTCCATCCTGTCCGGTGCGCACAACACCCTGTTCGCCAAGGTCATAGAGCTCCTCAAGGAGCGGGACGCGGCGGACATCAAGGTGTTCGGCGGCGGGATCATCCCGGGGGCGGACATCGCGCCCCTCAAGGAGCTGGGCGTCGCGGAGATCTTCACGCCCGGGGCGACGACCACGTCGATCGTGGAGTGGGTCCGCGCCAACGTCCGCCAGCTCGCGGCCTGA
- a CDS encoding esterase/lipase family protein: protein MKALPFLCCLARPTALLRATVMELAILVGHLLLYPTGIQQEQHRALPGTPAGPDLATTDPGPELAPAPDPDPDSALSPSLSPSSRATLLPTEGRAHPPVLLLHGFIDNRSVFVLLRRSLLRHGWRHVEALNYSPLTCDLRKAAELLGRHIEQFCERTGHSRVDLVGHSLGGLIARYYAQRLGGDLRVRTLVTLGTPHGGTRVAPLMSAHPLVRQMRPHSDVIEELARPAPNCRTHFVCFWSDLDQLMVPAGTARIDHRDLISRSVRVSGVGHLALPVNGAVAAGIREALGAEEVSAESAGATSVA, encoded by the coding sequence ATGAAGGCCCTGCCCTTTCTCTGCTGTCTGGCCCGCCCCACCGCGCTGCTGCGCGCGACGGTGATGGAGCTGGCGATCCTCGTCGGGCACCTGCTGCTGTACCCGACCGGCATCCAGCAGGAACAGCACAGAGCCCTCCCCGGCACGCCCGCCGGCCCCGACCTCGCAACAACGGACCCCGGCCCGGAGCTCGCGCCTGCCCCCGATCCCGACCCCGATTCCGCCCTCTCGCCCTCCCTCTCTCCTTCCTCCCGGGCCACCCTGCTGCCCACGGAGGGCCGCGCCCACCCGCCGGTGCTCCTCCTGCACGGCTTCATCGACAACCGCTCCGTCTTCGTGCTGCTCCGCCGCTCGCTGCTGCGGCACGGCTGGCGCCACGTGGAAGCGCTCAACTACTCGCCGCTCACCTGCGACCTGCGCAAGGCGGCGGAGCTGCTGGGCCGTCACATCGAGCAGTTCTGCGAGCGCACCGGCCACAGCAGGGTCGACCTCGTGGGGCACAGCCTCGGCGGCCTGATCGCGCGCTACTACGCGCAGCGCCTCGGCGGGGACCTCCGCGTGCGCACCCTGGTCACTCTCGGTACCCCGCACGGCGGCACCCGGGTCGCGCCGCTGATGTCGGCCCACCCCCTCGTACGGCAGATGCGCCCGCATTCCGACGTGATCGAGGAGTTGGCGCGGCCCGCCCCGAATTGCCGGACGCATTTCGTCTGCTTCTGGAGCGACTTGGACCAGCTCATGGTCCCGGCCGGGACCGCGCGTATCGATCACCGGGATTTGATCAGCCGCAGCGTGCGGGTATCCGGTGTCGGGCATCTCGCGCTCCCGGTCAACGGTGCGGTGGCGGCCGGAATACGGGAGGCGCTGGGCGCCGAGGAGGTCTCGGCGGAGAGCGCGGGCGCCACGTCGGTGGCCTGA
- a CDS encoding M23 family metallopeptidase, whose protein sequence is MNDRHSPESPAPTVPSPDASYAHYPAYGSYGHQDTQAGHAAYGGDPYFGALPGHQATGAHDAVPYGTTAYGTDAYAAYATDAQDGGYDPGTHSGPYDTGAFNSGAQATGPQPDAAYDPYSHTAHDTVYDTVYDAGYDTGGYPAAAPAGPDGYEATAVWGVVGEGLIPGIPAQAGPPEPGVPFGADASSQWETMTWAGPIPGLGQYGNDPHEPGQPYGSGPYANTNDQFASAYGGYEAFSAADAADNRFADALTQTTPAIGPDFDGRAPADGLDDLHGPDGIHDLDDLHGADGPYADAADITPDGSPAASDVAAAPVPGARASRSRRAAPGGGSSGRGRRRTAKRSALLTVAVPSVAAMGVCAVAAASVTSGAENGAKDGTTTQAAGDPAAVQPAVANNKLDTQLASLSAGADDFANRASRTQERIDLKARQAAEKQRKIREAARKEAMRPKFMLPVAQHGLSALYGQAGLNWMSVHTGIDFPVDYGTPVMAATDGTVRTQFNVAYGNMAIVTAPDGTETWYCHLSTTKIRSGKVKAGDQIAYSGDSGNSTGPHLHFEVRPGGGSAVDPLPWLRSHGLNPT, encoded by the coding sequence GTGAACGACCGTCACTCGCCGGAGTCCCCCGCTCCGACTGTCCCCTCTCCCGACGCCTCGTATGCGCACTACCCGGCCTACGGGTCCTACGGACATCAGGACACCCAGGCCGGCCATGCCGCATACGGCGGCGACCCGTACTTCGGCGCGCTCCCCGGCCATCAGGCCACCGGTGCGCACGACGCCGTGCCGTACGGCACCACCGCGTACGGGACCGACGCGTACGCCGCGTACGCCACCGATGCCCAGGACGGCGGCTACGACCCGGGTACCCACTCCGGCCCCTATGACACCGGAGCGTTCAACTCCGGCGCGCAGGCCACCGGCCCGCAGCCGGACGCGGCCTACGACCCGTACTCCCACACCGCGCACGACACCGTCTACGACACGGTGTACGACGCCGGGTACGACACCGGCGGCTACCCGGCCGCGGCCCCGGCCGGGCCCGACGGCTACGAGGCCACCGCGGTCTGGGGCGTCGTCGGCGAGGGCCTGATCCCCGGCATCCCCGCGCAGGCGGGCCCTCCGGAGCCGGGCGTTCCGTTCGGTGCCGACGCCAGCTCCCAGTGGGAGACCATGACGTGGGCCGGTCCGATTCCGGGCCTGGGGCAGTACGGGAACGACCCGCACGAGCCCGGACAGCCCTACGGTTCCGGTCCGTACGCGAACACGAACGATCAGTTCGCGTCCGCCTACGGTGGGTACGAGGCGTTTTCCGCCGCCGACGCGGCGGACAACCGATTCGCCGACGCCCTCACCCAGACCACCCCGGCCATCGGCCCGGACTTCGACGGCCGCGCCCCCGCCGACGGCCTGGACGACCTCCACGGCCCGGACGGCATACACGACCTGGACGACCTCCACGGCGCCGACGGCCCGTACGCGGACGCAGCCGACATCACGCCCGACGGCAGCCCCGCCGCCTCCGACGTGGCCGCCGCCCCCGTCCCCGGCGCCCGCGCCTCCCGCTCACGCCGGGCCGCACCGGGCGGCGGTTCGTCCGGCCGCGGACGCCGCCGTACCGCGAAGCGTTCCGCGCTGCTCACCGTCGCGGTGCCCTCGGTCGCCGCGATGGGCGTGTGCGCCGTGGCCGCCGCCTCCGTCACCAGCGGTGCGGAGAACGGCGCCAAGGACGGTACGACGACGCAGGCCGCAGGGGACCCCGCGGCCGTGCAGCCGGCCGTGGCCAACAACAAGCTCGACACCCAGCTCGCCAGCCTGAGCGCGGGCGCCGACGACTTCGCGAACCGTGCCAGCCGTACGCAGGAGCGCATCGACCTCAAGGCCCGGCAAGCCGCCGAGAAGCAGCGCAAGATCCGGGAGGCGGCGCGCAAGGAGGCCATGCGCCCCAAGTTCATGCTGCCGGTCGCGCAGCACGGGCTGAGCGCGCTGTACGGGCAGGCGGGCTTGAACTGGATGTCCGTACACACCGGTATCGACTTCCCGGTCGACTACGGCACGCCCGTCATGGCCGCCACGGACGGCACCGTACGCACCCAGTTCAACGTCGCTTACGGCAACATGGCGATCGTGACCGCCCCGGACGGCACCGAGACCTGGTACTGCCACCTGAGCACCACGAAGATCCGCTCGGGCAAGGTCAAGGCCGGCGACCAGATCGCCTACTCGGGCGACTCCGGCAACTCCACCGGACCGCACCTGCACTTCGAGGTGCGCCCCGGCGGCGGCTCGGCCGTCGACCCGCTGCCGTGGCTCCGCAGCCACGGCCTCAACCCGACCTGA
- the pcrA gene encoding DNA helicase PcrA, with amino-acid sequence MSSLFDDSFLADLEPTGEGPPPPPEDEDGPAQEEIPADLFGGRFDVPGGIPHAVGPGRDPYYRDGAPRPAVDPAALLEGLNDQQKAAVVHTGGPLLIVAGAGSGKTRVLTHRIAHLLGARGVHPGEILAITFTNKAAGEMKERVEELVGPRANAMWVSTFHSACVRILRRESKKLGFTSSFSIYDAADSKRLMALVCRDLDLDPKRFPPKSFSAKVSNLKNELIDEETFADQAADGFEKSVAEAYRMYQARLREANALDFDDIIMTTVNLLQAFPDVADHYRRRFRHVLVDEYQDTNHAQYTLVRELVGPAGTAGELCVVGDADQSIYAFRGATIRNILQFEEDYPDATTIMLEQNYRSSQTILSAANAVIERNENRRPKNLWTDAGEGPRITGYVADTEHDEAQFVADEIDRLTDAGDAKAGDVAVFYRTNAQSRVFEEIFIRVGLPYKVVGGVRFYERKEVRDVLAYLRVLSNPEDTVPLRRILNVPKRGIGDRAEAMIDALSAREKITFPQALRRVDEAYGMAARSANAVKRFNTLMEELRTVVESGAGPATVLEAVLERTGYLAELQASTDPQDETRIENLQELAAVALEFEQDRGEENPGTLSDFLEQVALVADSDQIPDEDEEGSGVITLMTLHTAKGLEFPTVFLTGMEDGVFPHLRALGQTKELEEERRLAYVGITRARERLYVTRSTMRSAWGQPSYNPPSRFLEEIPETYVDWRRTGPATPSASMGALSGSGGGGFGSGLSSSRTKAGPSGFATRRAKDREVVSLAVGDRVTHDSFGLGSVVAVKGSGDNAEATIDFGGEKPKRLLLRYAPVEKL; translated from the coding sequence ATGAGCAGCCTCTTTGACGACAGCTTCCTGGCGGACCTCGAACCCACGGGTGAAGGGCCCCCGCCGCCTCCCGAGGACGAGGACGGTCCGGCACAGGAGGAGATCCCGGCCGACCTGTTCGGCGGGCGCTTCGACGTGCCCGGCGGCATCCCGCACGCCGTCGGCCCGGGCCGCGACCCGTATTACCGCGACGGCGCCCCCCGCCCCGCGGTGGATCCGGCCGCCCTCCTGGAGGGGCTCAACGACCAGCAGAAGGCCGCCGTGGTCCACACCGGCGGCCCGCTGCTCATCGTCGCCGGCGCCGGCTCCGGCAAGACCCGCGTCCTGACGCACCGCATCGCGCATCTGCTCGGCGCGCGCGGTGTGCACCCGGGCGAGATCCTCGCGATCACCTTCACCAACAAGGCCGCGGGCGAGATGAAGGAGCGCGTCGAGGAGCTGGTCGGCCCGCGGGCGAACGCCATGTGGGTCTCCACCTTCCACAGCGCGTGCGTGCGCATCCTGCGCCGCGAGTCCAAGAAGCTGGGCTTCACCTCGTCCTTCTCGATCTACGACGCGGCCGACTCCAAGCGCCTGATGGCCCTGGTCTGCCGGGATCTGGACCTCGACCCCAAGCGGTTCCCGCCCAAGTCCTTCAGCGCCAAGGTCTCCAACCTCAAGAACGAGCTCATCGACGAGGAGACCTTCGCCGATCAGGCGGCCGACGGGTTCGAGAAGTCCGTCGCCGAGGCGTACCGGATGTACCAGGCGCGGCTGCGCGAGGCCAACGCCCTGGACTTCGACGACATCATCATGACCACGGTCAACCTCCTCCAGGCGTTCCCGGATGTCGCCGACCACTACCGCCGCCGCTTCCGGCACGTCCTCGTGGACGAGTACCAGGACACCAACCACGCCCAGTACACCCTGGTGCGGGAGCTGGTGGGACCGGCCGGGACCGCCGGTGAGCTGTGCGTGGTCGGTGACGCCGACCAGTCGATCTACGCGTTCCGCGGCGCCACGATCCGTAACATCCTCCAGTTCGAGGAGGACTATCCGGACGCCACGACGATCATGCTGGAGCAGAACTACCGCTCCTCCCAGACGATCCTCAGCGCCGCCAACGCCGTCATCGAGCGCAACGAGAACCGCCGCCCCAAGAACCTGTGGACGGACGCCGGCGAGGGCCCCCGCATCACCGGGTACGTCGCCGACACCGAGCACGACGAGGCCCAGTTCGTCGCCGACGAGATCGACCGGCTGACGGACGCGGGCGACGCCAAGGCGGGCGACGTCGCGGTGTTCTACCGCACCAACGCCCAGTCCCGCGTCTTCGAAGAGATCTTCATCCGGGTCGGCCTGCCCTACAAGGTCGTCGGCGGCGTGCGCTTCTACGAGCGCAAGGAGGTCCGCGACGTCCTCGCGTACCTGCGCGTCCTCAGCAACCCCGAGGACACCGTCCCGCTGCGCCGCATCCTGAACGTGCCCAAGCGCGGCATCGGCGACCGCGCCGAAGCCATGATCGACGCGCTGTCCGCCCGCGAGAAGATCACCTTCCCGCAGGCGCTGCGCCGGGTCGACGAGGCGTACGGCATGGCCGCGCGCTCCGCCAACGCCGTCAAGCGCTTCAACACGCTGATGGAGGAGCTGCGCACCGTCGTGGAGTCCGGCGCGGGCCCCGCCACCGTCCTGGAAGCGGTCCTGGAGCGTACGGGCTACCTCGCCGAGCTGCAGGCGTCGACCGACCCGCAGGACGAGACCCGTATCGAAAACCTCCAGGAACTGGCCGCCGTCGCGCTGGAATTCGAGCAGGACCGCGGCGAGGAGAACCCGGGCACCCTCTCCGACTTCCTGGAGCAGGTCGCGCTGGTCGCCGACTCCGACCAGATCCCCGACGAGGACGAGGAAGGCTCCGGCGTCATCACCCTGATGACGCTGCACACCGCCAAGGGCCTGGAGTTCCCCACCGTCTTCCTGACCGGCATGGAGGACGGCGTCTTCCCGCACCTGCGCGCGCTGGGCCAGACCAAGGAGCTGGAGGAGGAGCGGCGCCTGGCGTACGTCGGCATCACGCGCGCCCGCGAACGGCTCTACGTCACCCGCTCCACGATGCGCAGCGCCTGGGGCCAGCCGTCGTACAACCCGCCGTCCCGCTTCCTGGAGGAGATCCCGGAAACGTACGTCGACTGGCGGCGCACCGGCCCCGCGACGCCCTCCGCCTCGATGGGCGCGCTCTCGGGGTCGGGCGGCGGTGGCTTCGGCTCCGGGCTGTCCTCGTCGCGTACGAAGGCCGGGCCGAGCGGCTTCGCGACCCGCCGTGCCAAGGACCGCGAGGTGGTCTCGCTGGCGGTCGGCGACCGCGTCACGCACGACAGCTTCGGGCTGGGTTCGGTCGTCGCGGTCAAGGGCAGCGGGGACAACGCGGAGGCGACGATCGACTTCGGCGGCGAGAAGCCGAAGCGGCTGCTGCTGCGGTACGCGCCGGTGGAGAAGCTCTGA
- a CDS encoding NlpC/P60 family protein — translation MASHRKPRTRILTSPGSRRTAAGLTTAALASVTLLSQTAEAAPRQPRQSVEEVKQKVDDLYRQAEVATQKYNGAKEQADRQRGTVDRLLDESARRTQKMNDARRELGVYASAQYRTGGLSPTAQLLLAQNPQQFADRSHLMDRLTGRQQQAVTDYQEQQAKAVRQRADASRSLERLTETQASLKEAKKDVQDKLAEARELLSRLTAQEKARLAELERKKEAEAKRKAEELARKQAEKERKERADRERHDGPGQGTGSGSPGSDTGEGSGGGTGGGSVDDGSYATKAAKALAFARAQVGKPYVWGATGPNSYDCSGLTQAAWKAAGVSLPRTTWDQVKAGDRVATKDLKPGDLVFFYNDISHVGMYIGDGKMIHAPKPGASVRVESIYYMPIYGSVRPA, via the coding sequence TTGGCGTCGCACCGCAAGCCGCGCACCCGCATACTCACCTCCCCCGGCAGCCGCCGTACGGCCGCCGGGCTCACCACCGCCGCCCTCGCCTCCGTCACCCTGCTCTCGCAGACCGCCGAGGCCGCGCCCCGTCAGCCCCGGCAGTCCGTCGAAGAGGTCAAGCAGAAGGTCGACGACCTCTACCGCCAGGCCGAGGTGGCGACCCAGAAGTACAACGGCGCCAAGGAGCAGGCCGACCGGCAGCGCGGCACCGTCGACCGGCTGCTGGACGAGTCCGCCCGGCGCACCCAGAAGATGAACGACGCCCGGCGTGAGCTGGGCGTCTACGCCTCGGCCCAGTACCGCACCGGCGGCCTGAGCCCGACCGCGCAACTGCTGCTCGCGCAGAACCCGCAGCAGTTCGCCGACCGCAGCCACCTCATGGACCGGCTGACCGGCCGGCAGCAGCAGGCCGTCACCGACTACCAGGAGCAGCAGGCCAAGGCCGTACGGCAGCGCGCCGACGCGTCGCGGAGCCTGGAGCGGCTGACCGAGACGCAGGCGTCCCTGAAGGAGGCCAAGAAGGACGTCCAGGACAAGCTGGCCGAGGCCCGGGAGCTGCTGTCGCGGCTGACCGCCCAGGAGAAGGCGCGGCTGGCGGAGCTGGAGCGCAAGAAGGAGGCCGAGGCCAAGCGCAAGGCCGAGGAGCTGGCGCGCAAGCAGGCCGAGAAGGAGCGCAAGGAGCGGGCGGACCGCGAGCGGCACGACGGCCCGGGTCAGGGCACCGGTTCCGGGTCGCCGGGCAGTGACACCGGTGAGGGCTCCGGCGGCGGGACCGGCGGCGGCTCGGTGGACGACGGTTCGTACGCGACCAAGGCCGCCAAGGCGCTCGCGTTCGCCCGCGCGCAGGTCGGCAAGCCGTACGTCTGGGGCGCGACCGGCCCGAACTCGTACGACTGCTCCGGTCTGACGCAGGCGGCCTGGAAGGCGGCGGGGGTGTCCCTGCCGCGTACCACCTGGGACCAGGTGAAGGCCGGCGACCGGGTGGCGACCAAGGACCTGAAGCCGGGTGACCTGGTGTTCTTCTACAACGACATCAGCCACGTCGGGATGTACATCGGCGACGGCAAGATGATCCACGCGCCGAAGCCCGGTGCCAGCGTGCGGGTCGAGTCGATCTACTACATGCCGATCTACGGGAGCGTCCGGCCGGCATGA
- a CDS encoding GNAT family N-acetyltransferase encodes MHGWTRCRGTAAPVATRGGFHVETGRPGQPGRYVFPAADPDVLRSLTASITAPNLWVKVCAPRAVIAPVLPSGWEFDEPQFLMSVTLAAPDGPPVRRPHAPAGYAVETVDKDGDGIIDCRVLHTATGDLAARGRAAVTDACTPPAVIYDMIHTSAEHRRRGLGGLVMNALSAHAAELGAAHGVLVASPQGRALYRSLGWRLHAPVTAARIPPPADGTLRT; translated from the coding sequence GTGCACGGCTGGACGCGCTGCCGCGGCACCGCCGCCCCCGTCGCCACACGAGGCGGCTTCCACGTCGAGACCGGCCGTCCGGGCCAGCCGGGCCGCTACGTCTTCCCCGCCGCCGACCCGGACGTCCTGCGGAGCCTCACCGCCTCGATCACCGCCCCCAACCTGTGGGTCAAGGTCTGTGCCCCGCGTGCGGTGATCGCCCCCGTACTGCCGTCGGGCTGGGAGTTCGACGAACCGCAGTTCCTGATGTCCGTCACACTGGCCGCCCCGGACGGGCCCCCGGTCCGCCGCCCCCACGCGCCGGCCGGCTACGCGGTCGAGACGGTGGACAAGGACGGCGACGGCATCATCGACTGCCGCGTCCTGCACACCGCGACCGGCGACCTCGCCGCCCGGGGCCGCGCCGCGGTCACCGACGCCTGCACGCCGCCGGCCGTGATCTACGACATGATCCACACCAGCGCGGAGCACCGCCGCCGCGGCCTGGGCGGCCTCGTCATGAACGCGCTCTCCGCGCACGCCGCCGAACTGGGCGCCGCCCACGGCGTCCTGGTGGCCAGCCCGCAAGGCCGGGCCCTCTACCGTTCACTGGGCTGGCGGCTGCACGCCCCCGTCACGGCCGCGCGCATCCCGCCGCCCGCGGACGGAACCCTCAGGACTTGA
- a CDS encoding alpha/beta hydrolase: MSLTGTPFFLTAIALLIVAVVLPFALWSRVRGPQFVRGLARLGMLLFAQATAITLVFVAVNNANSLYDNWSDLLGTSDHVEAAKDLGPDGLGGLKLKDEPKQLVKFGPPKDSVVGPDVQEGEFKGRISGVSGEVYVWLPPQYDDPAYQDKKFPVVQMLPGFPGSAKSWMGTLKAPEQLKPLMERGKIKPFILVAPRTTLLGSVDTGCVNIPGKANADSWLSVDVRQMVIDNFRAEDKAESWALAGYSAGAHCATKLALAHPDRYRAAVSLSGFNDPKLEPASLAGKDPKLRVESNPVTILKSANKAGKPPRTALFVSGAAGDGYEAGLALKQLAQHPTTVKVKLIPPGAGGHGTAVWKNQIPEVFRWLSGVVKS; this comes from the coding sequence ATGAGTCTGACGGGCACGCCCTTCTTCCTCACTGCGATCGCGCTGCTGATCGTCGCCGTCGTGCTGCCGTTCGCGCTGTGGAGCCGCGTCCGCGGCCCCCAGTTCGTACGGGGGCTGGCGCGTCTGGGCATGCTGCTGTTCGCCCAGGCCACCGCGATCACCCTGGTCTTCGTGGCCGTCAACAACGCCAACAGCCTCTACGACAACTGGTCCGACCTGCTCGGCACGTCCGACCACGTCGAAGCCGCCAAGGACCTCGGACCGGACGGCCTGGGCGGGCTGAAGCTGAAGGACGAGCCCAAGCAGTTGGTGAAGTTCGGGCCGCCGAAGGACTCGGTGGTCGGCCCGGACGTCCAGGAGGGCGAGTTCAAGGGGCGGATCTCGGGGGTGAGCGGCGAGGTGTACGTCTGGCTGCCGCCGCAGTACGACGACCCGGCGTACCAGGACAAGAAGTTCCCCGTCGTGCAGATGCTGCCCGGCTTCCCCGGCTCCGCCAAGTCCTGGATGGGCACGCTCAAGGCGCCCGAGCAACTGAAGCCGCTGATGGAGCGGGGCAAGATCAAGCCCTTCATCCTCGTCGCGCCGCGCACCACCCTCCTGGGCAGCGTGGACACCGGCTGCGTCAACATACCGGGCAAGGCGAACGCCGACAGTTGGCTGAGCGTCGACGTACGCCAGATGGTGATCGACAACTTCCGGGCCGAGGACAAGGCCGAATCCTGGGCGCTGGCGGGCTACTCGGCGGGTGCGCACTGCGCCACCAAGCTCGCGCTGGCCCACCCCGACCGCTACCGCGCCGCCGTCAGCCTCTCCGGCTTCAACGACCCGAAGCTGGAGCCCGCCTCGCTCGCCGGCAAGGACCCCAAGCTGCGTGTCGAGAGCAACCCGGTCACCATCCTCAAGTCCGCCAACAAGGCGGGCAAGCCGCCGCGTACCGCGCTCTTCGTCTCCGGCGCCGCCGGGGACGGCTACGAGGCCGGGCTCGCCCTCAAGCAGCTCGCCCAGCACCCGACCACGGTCAAGGTGAAGCTGATACCGCCGGGCGCGGGCGGCCACGGCACGGCCGTGTGGAAGAACCAGATTCCGGAGGTCTTCCGGTGGCTCAGCGGTGTGGTCAAGTCCTGA